The genomic interval GACTCGCTGAAGCCACCCCACACCCCGTACGGCTCGCGTACGGCGAGCGCGTGGGCGGCGCATTCGGCACGAACCGGGCAGGTCACGCAGACCGCCTTGGCGCTGGCCTCGCGACGGTTGCGGGACGAGCCTCGCTCACCCTCCGGGTGGAAGAACTGGGCACTGTCCCGGCCCCGGCACGCGCCAAGCCGTTGCCACTCCCACAGATCGACGATGGGTCCAGGCAGCCTGCGTACGTTCGACATCAGCACCCTCCTTCCGCGCGGCACCGCGATGACCTGCTCGGCCGAGATCCGGGCGGCGGGCCGCGCAGGCGCACCGATCCGACCACGGGTTCCGGTACCCCGGGTGTGGACGGCTCACACGTACTTGATCGCGAACTTCTGGCGCCGAATCCGCTCCCTGGGGCGAATCGTCCAAAAAGTTTGTGGTTCATCCGTGGAAACTCATCATGATCATTCACCGGCGTGGTCTCCTCGTTGCGGAGAGGAGAGCACCGTGCGCACCGTTCTTGTCTGCGTCCGGACCCCGCTCGCGGCCCAGAACGTCGCGGCGGCGGCGGCCCGGCTCGGGTTGGCCGCCGCTGTCCGCACCGCGGTGTCCGACCCCGAAGCCATGCTCCGGCTCGCCGAGCGGCCGGCGGACGTGGTGCTCGCGGACACCGCGCTCACCCGCCCGGACAGCGTCGGCTTCACCCGGCGGGTCCTGGCCCGGTCACCCGGGGCGGCGATCCTGCTGCTCGGCGCCGAGGACCCGGGAGTCGCCGCGGCGACCATCGCGGCCGGCGCCCGGGGGTTGATCCAGGGCAGCGACCACGACCTGGTGAGCGTGGTCGCGAAGGCGATCCTGCTGCTCGGCGGCCGGCCCGGTCGGGGCGGTGCCGCCCTGCCCGGCGGCGCGCTGGCCGGTGGCGGTCAGGCCGGCCCCGTCGGCGCCGGCCGCGGCGGCGAGCCCGGTGAGCCGGGCGGCCAGCCCTCGGCCGGGCAGCGGCTGGGCAGTGTGGTGCGGGCGCCCACCGGACCCGGCCGGGACGGTCCGGGCGGGGAGACGCCGGGCGGCCGCTCACCGGGGGACGAGTCGGCCCCGCGTCGGCGCGAGGACCCGGAATCGCGTACCGGTGCCGGCGAGACCACCGGGGAACAGCCGACCGGGCCGGCGGTGGTACCGGCCCAGCGTGGCGACGACCCGAACGCGCCGACCGACCAGGGCACCTCGACCGGTACCGCCCCGGGGCAGTCGTACCCGGCGGAGAAGGCCGGCCCGGACGGGCCCGGCGGAGGCGCTCCGGGCCAGGAGTCGCGCGGCGCCGACGGCCCGGGCGGAGCCGGCCGGGCCGCTCCGGCCCGCCGGCCGGTGCTGACCGAGCGCGAGATGCAGGTGCTGGTCGGGATGGCGGACGGGAAGAGCAACGCGGAGATCGGCCGGGAACTCTTCGTCTCCGAGGACACCGTGAAGACCCACGCCCGGCGCCTGTTCCGCAAGCTCGGAGCCCGGGACCGGGCGCACGCGGTGGCGGCCGGGTTCCGGGCCGGCCTGGTGGCCTGACCCCCACCCGGTGGGCCGTCCCCGCTCAGCGCGGGGTCTCGGTCTCGGCCTCGCCCTCGTTCTCGTCGGCGGTCTCGCTCA from Plantactinospora sp. BC1 carries:
- a CDS encoding WhiB family transcriptional regulator, which translates into the protein MSNVRRLPGPIVDLWEWQRLGACRGRDSAQFFHPEGERGSSRNRREASAKAVCVTCPVRAECAAHALAVREPYGVWGGFSESERLRLLAVGWEDLADRRQSRVDVARLEARLGRPFRSTMPATNARPEPVPIQRSA
- a CDS encoding response regulator transcription factor produces the protein MLTEREMQVLVGMADGKSNAEIGRELFVSEDTVKTHARRLFRKLGARDRAHAVAAGFRAGLVA